The following DNA comes from Methylophilus sp. 5.
ATTAACCGCTTCGGTTGATTTGTTCAAAGCATTGGGCGGCGGCTGGAAGCCAGAGAGCGTCACAGCCGAAGCCGAGTCTAAGAAATAACGCGCTAAAAAGTCATTCTTTTGTTGTATGTGTGAGCTAGCCGGGCTAACGAGGTTTCGTTAGCCCGGTTTTTTATTGGCTAGGCAAAAGCTGCGGGCGCCTTTAAGATGCGGGCATGACCACACCTTCTTTAAAGCATATTGCGTTTGCCAGTTTCATTGGCACCGCTATTGAGTTCTACGATTTTTATATTTACGCCATGGCGGCTGCGTTGGTGATCGGGCAAGTATTTTTTCCTGCGGGTGACCCCGCTATTCAATCTTTAAATGCCTTACTTACTTTTGGCCTGGCGTTTATTGCGCGGCCCGTCGGCGCTTTGTTGTTTGGCCACTTTGGTGACCGCATTGGTCGTAAATCAACACTGGCGGCCTCTTTGCTGGTGATGGGTAGCGCGACTTTTTTGATTGGTGTGCTGCCTGGCTATGCCAGTTGGGGTGTCTGGGCGCCTATCGTGCTTTGTCTGCTCAGGGTTGCGCAAGGCATCGGCCTCGGCGGCGAATGGGCCGGGGCCGCATTGCTGGCGACCGAGTATGCCCCCGCGCACAAACGTGGCTGGTATGGCATGTTTCCGCAACTGGGGCCGTCGATTGGGTTTTTACTGGCGACACTGACATTTTTAGGCTTGAGTGTGTGCTTGAGTGACAGCCAGTTTGAGCAATGGGGATGGCGCGTGCCGTTTATCATCAGTGCGGCGCTAGTGATGGTGGGCTTGTATGTCAGATTTAAACTGGCCGAAACGCCAGTGTTTGCACAGGCGCAATCGGCACAGCATTTGCACCGCTGGCCGTTAAAGGCGCTGTTGTTGCAACACGGGCGTGCGATTGTGCTGGGTGCGCTGGCCATGGCAGTGTGTTACCACCTGTTTTACACGGCGACGGTATTTTGCCTGAGCTATGGCACACAAACCCTGCATATACCGCGACCATTGTTTTTGGGCTTGCTGTGTATTGCTGTGCTCGGTATGGCGCTTGCCACACCGCTCGCTGCCTGGTGGGCCGACCGCATCGGCAGGCGCCCGGTGCTGATGATAGGGCAAATGCTGGCGGTGATGCTTGGTTTTGCGCTGGCCCCTATGCTGGGCAGCGGTGATAGCTTATGTATCGTACTGTTTTTATTTGCGGCCCTGTTTTTGATGGGGGTGACGTTTGCGCCCATGGGCGCTTTTTTGCCCGAGCAGTTTCCGGTGGCGGTGCGTTATAGCGGCGCAGGCCTCAGCTACCAGTTGGGCGGTATTTTAGGCGCGTCTTTTGCGCCAGCCGTTGCACAGTTTTTGGTGCAGCAAGGTGGCTTGCCCTGGGTAGGGGCGTATATGTCGCTGATGGCCTTGATTAGTCTGTTGGCCGTGTGGCACATGACCTCGCCCGCAGTGCTGGCAGACTAAGCTGCAAGCACTGTGCTTGTTCGCATCTGTTCTTGTGCTGGTAGCAGGTATAATGCAATTTTTCTCACGGTGACACGGTATGTTTACCCATCCGGGCTTTAACCCTATTGCATTGCAAATCGGCAGTTTCGGCATTCACTGGTACGGCTTGATGTATCTGGTCGGTTTTTTTGGTGGCTTATGGCTGGGACAATATCAGGTCAACCGTTTGCGTAGGCTCGACGCCGCATCACCCTGGCAAGCACGTGACCCGGACGATATGCTGTTTTACATCGCGCTGGGCGTAGTGTTTGGTGGCCGTTTGGGCTATGTGCTGTTTTACCAGCCTGCGTATTTTTTGCAGCACCCGCTGGAAATTTTTGCGCTGTGGCAAGGTGGTATGTCGTTCCACGGTGGGTTTATCGGTGTCATGCTGGCGATGGCTTTGTTTGCGCGCAAACGTGGTGTGGTCTGGTTACAATTGATGGATTTTGTCGCGCCATTGGTGCCAATTGGCCTGGGGGCAGGGCGTTTAGGTAACTTTATCAACGCTGAGTTGTGGGGGCGCCCGACCAATGCCGATTGGGGCATGGTGTTTCCTGCCGTTGACCAGTTAGCGCGCCATCCGTCGCAGTTATATGAATTCGCGCTGGAAGGCATCGCGCTGTTTCTGATTTTATGGTTGTTTGCCGGTAAAAAGCGACCAATAGGCGCTGTCTCAGCCATGTTTTTGCTAGGCTATGGCAGCTTTAGATTTATTGTCGAATTTACGCGTGAGCCGGACAG
Coding sequences within:
- the lgt gene encoding prolipoprotein diacylglyceryl transferase — protein: MFTHPGFNPIALQIGSFGIHWYGLMYLVGFFGGLWLGQYQVNRLRRLDAASPWQARDPDDMLFYIALGVVFGGRLGYVLFYQPAYFLQHPLEIFALWQGGMSFHGGFIGVMLAMALFARKRGVVWLQLMDFVAPLVPIGLGAGRLGNFINAELWGRPTNADWGMVFPAVDQLARHPSQLYEFALEGIALFLILWLFAGKKRPIGAVSAMFLLGYGSFRFIVEFTREPDSFLGLLSLGLSMGQWLCVPMILVGLGMMRWAYRNP
- a CDS encoding MFS transporter, with product MTTPSLKHIAFASFIGTAIEFYDFYIYAMAAALVIGQVFFPAGDPAIQSLNALLTFGLAFIARPVGALLFGHFGDRIGRKSTLAASLLVMGSATFLIGVLPGYASWGVWAPIVLCLLRVAQGIGLGGEWAGAALLATEYAPAHKRGWYGMFPQLGPSIGFLLATLTFLGLSVCLSDSQFEQWGWRVPFIISAALVMVGLYVRFKLAETPVFAQAQSAQHLHRWPLKALLLQHGRAIVLGALAMAVCYHLFYTATVFCLSYGTQTLHIPRPLFLGLLCIAVLGMALATPLAAWWADRIGRRPVLMIGQMLAVMLGFALAPMLGSGDSLCIVLFLFAALFLMGVTFAPMGAFLPEQFPVAVRYSGAGLSYQLGGILGASFAPAVAQFLVQQGGLPWVGAYMSLMALISLLAVWHMTSPAVLAD